A stretch of the Methylacidiphilum caldifontis genome encodes the following:
- the mreC gene encoding rod shape-determining protein MreC, translating into MRKSSVEKESSTLFEEKDENAFSKIAYYRAAIFIFLGALFLIFIGLVLPKPWQNSIHRFGLEVFSPVIWIWDKIVKTIDDYTLSLKTLDQVQIELKELKQKNAQLAMENSYLSHLRQENERLKEMLSFRHSSRYRLLACRVISRDPTNWWNDILIDVGWADESELYSDLPVVTPRGVVGKTGIVARHTTEVILLTNENCKISAMTEVSKDQGLVIGAGTNKENKPYSRMVYLPRNSQVGVGERVLTSGLGGVFPPGLYIGSVVQVEPLDASHNFGLYREAILDTGVDLMQLNEMFVILIGKRE; encoded by the coding sequence ATGCGCAAATCTTCGGTAGAAAAAGAGAGTTCTACCTTATTTGAAGAAAAAGACGAAAATGCCTTTTCAAAAATTGCTTATTATAGAGCGGCTATTTTCATTTTTTTAGGCGCTCTATTCTTGATTTTCATTGGACTTGTTCTACCCAAGCCATGGCAAAATTCAATTCATCGGTTCGGATTGGAAGTCTTTTCCCCTGTGATTTGGATTTGGGACAAGATCGTTAAAACCATCGATGACTATACTTTGAGCCTTAAGACATTGGACCAAGTGCAAATTGAACTCAAAGAACTCAAACAAAAAAATGCACAATTGGCGATGGAAAATAGCTATTTGTCTCATCTGCGCCAAGAAAACGAACGGTTAAAGGAGATGCTTTCTTTTCGTCATTCTTCCAGGTACCGACTACTAGCCTGCAGGGTAATAAGCAGGGATCCCACAAATTGGTGGAACGACATACTGATTGATGTGGGTTGGGCAGATGAAAGTGAGCTTTACTCGGATTTACCTGTCGTCACTCCAAGAGGGGTTGTCGGAAAAACAGGGATAGTGGCAAGGCATACAACCGAAGTTATTCTTTTGACGAATGAAAACTGTAAAATTTCGGCGATGACTGAAGTCTCAAAGGACCAAGGGCTTGTTATTGGTGCAGGAACAAACAAAGAAAACAAACCTTATTCGCGTATGGTTTACCTGCCAAGGAACAGTCAGGTAGGAGTAGGAGAAAGGGTTTTAACCAGTGGGCTTGGAGGTGTTTTTCCCCCAGGTTTATACATTGGAAGCGTCGTCCAGGTTGAACCTTTGGATGCTTCTCATAACTTTGGACTTTACAGGGAAGCAATCCTTGATACCGGAGTTGATTTAATGCAACTCAATGAAATGTTTGTTATTTTGATTGGAAAACGCGAATAA
- a CDS encoding rod shape-determining protein: MNLKQNTAAQPSEAISKNYPRLLEGGKQFRQKTFSIIRSLSSFFGNDIGIDLGTANTLVYIRGKGIVMREPTVVAVYQGTKNVLAVGEEAKRMLGRTPGNIVAVRPLKDGVITDFHLTESMLKAFIQKVQTHFRLRRPRVVVAVPSGITEVERRAVQESAKHAGAREVFLVEEPMAAAIGVGLPVHEASGNMIIDIGGGTTEVAIISLSGIVYSRSVRVAGDEMDEAIVNYLRRAYNLMIGERTAEEIKIKIGSAYPLEKETVMEVRGRDLVAGLPKTLTITSQEVREAMMDPISVIVESVRVTLERCPPELSADLVERGIVLAGGGALLRGIDRLLAEETALPVYIAEDPLSAVAEGTGKILEEYQYLNKIAKSAMH; this comes from the coding sequence ATGAATTTAAAACAGAATACGGCTGCCCAACCCTCAGAGGCGATCTCTAAAAATTACCCCCGATTGCTAGAGGGAGGTAAGCAGTTCAGACAGAAGACCTTTTCTATCATTCGCTCCTTAAGTTCCTTTTTCGGCAATGATATTGGGATTGATTTAGGGACCGCCAATACCCTTGTTTATATTCGGGGAAAAGGGATCGTTATGAGAGAACCCACGGTTGTGGCTGTATATCAAGGGACAAAGAATGTTCTTGCAGTGGGTGAAGAAGCCAAAAGAATGCTTGGCAGGACACCCGGGAACATCGTGGCCGTAAGGCCCTTAAAGGATGGAGTCATTACTGACTTCCATTTGACCGAGTCCATGCTGAAGGCTTTTATTCAGAAGGTACAAACCCATTTTCGTCTTCGTAGACCAAGAGTTGTTGTGGCCGTTCCGAGTGGTATTACCGAAGTAGAAAGAAGGGCTGTTCAGGAATCAGCAAAACATGCTGGAGCCAGAGAGGTGTTTCTGGTTGAGGAGCCTATGGCTGCCGCGATTGGAGTAGGATTACCGGTACATGAAGCTTCTGGCAACATGATTATTGATATCGGAGGAGGGACTACGGAAGTAGCCATTATATCCCTTTCTGGGATAGTTTATAGCCGCAGTGTACGGGTAGCGGGTGACGAGATGGATGAAGCTATAGTCAACTATTTAAGAAGGGCTTATAATTTGATGATCGGGGAGAGGACTGCAGAAGAAATTAAAATCAAAATCGGTTCAGCTTATCCTTTGGAAAAAGAGACAGTCATGGAAGTGAGAGGTCGGGATTTGGTTGCGGGGTTACCTAAAACCTTGACAATAACTTCCCAGGAGGTAAGAGAAGCGATGATGGATCCCATTTCGGTTATCGTCGAATCTGTACGGGTTACTCTGGAAAGATGTCCTCCAGAACTTTCAGCTGACCTAGTCGAGCGAGGAATAGTACTTGCTGGTGGGGGTGCCCTCTTGCGAGGTATTGATAGGCTATTAGCGGAAGAAACCGCTCTGCCTGTATACATTGCAGAAGATCCCTTGAGCGCTGTGGCTGAAGGGACAGGAAAAATACTTGAAGAATATCAGTACCTCAATAAAATTGCAAAATCAGCAATGCATTAA
- a CDS encoding type I 3-dehydroquinate dehydratase, protein MNFPIEKSLIIVGSISTRYGIKSAFENHLPIDLLEYRLDSILLELSLKEAIAELQGALCCRSLPALLTIRSKKEGGLIELSDSERSDLFERFYPFVDSVDLEWQQLSKIFKVYSLYKKGGKKIILSIHTLDRFLDLDGFVSSLPQIQQLEPDFVKLAVRIENLSQLKALTNLFFSFPDIPWALMGIGDYSTLSRVVLSALGSRLVYGYVDKPAALGQPSVLDLKESFQRLGIIKK, encoded by the coding sequence ATGAATTTTCCAATAGAAAAATCCTTGATCATCGTCGGTTCCATTTCAACTCGATATGGAATTAAATCTGCTTTTGAGAACCATCTTCCTATCGATCTTCTGGAATATCGCCTGGACTCAATCCTTTTAGAGCTGAGCTTAAAAGAGGCTATTGCTGAACTGCAGGGAGCCCTTTGTTGTCGCTCTCTTCCAGCTTTGCTTACGATCAGATCAAAAAAAGAAGGAGGCTTGATCGAATTGTCTGATTCTGAACGGTCAGATCTTTTTGAGAGATTTTATCCTTTTGTGGATAGCGTGGATTTGGAGTGGCAGCAATTATCCAAGATTTTTAAAGTTTATTCTCTTTATAAAAAAGGGGGGAAAAAAATTATTCTTTCTATCCACACTTTAGATCGTTTTTTAGATCTTGACGGCTTTGTTTCTTCCCTTCCTCAGATACAACAACTTGAACCCGACTTTGTAAAGCTGGCTGTTAGAATTGAAAACCTTTCTCAGCTTAAGGCCTTGACGAATCTGTTCTTTTCGTTTCCAGATATTCCATGGGCTTTAATGGGTATAGGTGACTATTCGACACTTTCTCGGGTGGTTTTATCGGCTTTGGGATCACGTCTTGTTTATGGCTATGTAGACAAGCCTGCGGCTCTTGGGCAACCTTCGGTGCTCGACTTAAAAGAAAGCTTTCAGAGACTAGGTATTATAAAAAAATAG
- a CDS encoding chorismate mutase, giving the protein MKLAQEIGEKKKFYGYPILDTYREDRHLKNLKEINPGPLQDKNLEGIYREIFSSSRCQQGGLRIGCPQKHFLPCLLASLFRFGSSSTFIPISLDEENQTQKDKEHEVDTIVLSTPYLVDRLKEKRAALPFHFFSFSLAGEIDLSSLFPHLQIEKHFFFFQNRSIPKENVAYKTVLLIGGSTISHCLFEKWIENQKAKIIFLENDLQNPQNRLYLLEKTTKEHNNEEIEYSWKKFTGGQGWIILIGSYPL; this is encoded by the coding sequence ATGAAACTCGCCCAGGAAATAGGCGAAAAAAAAAAGTTTTATGGTTATCCTATTCTCGATACCTATAGAGAAGATCGACATCTAAAAAATCTTAAAGAGATTAATCCTGGGCCATTGCAAGACAAAAACCTTGAAGGGATATACCGGGAAATATTTTCTTCCTCCCGCTGCCAGCAAGGGGGGTTAAGAATTGGATGCCCCCAAAAACATTTTCTTCCCTGTCTTCTTGCCTCCCTATTTAGATTTGGGTCAAGCAGTACATTTATTCCCATTTCTCTGGATGAAGAAAATCAAACTCAAAAAGACAAGGAACATGAAGTAGACACTATTGTTCTTTCAACCCCTTACCTTGTAGATAGGCTTAAAGAAAAAAGGGCTGCTCTGCCCTTTCATTTTTTTTCTTTTTCGCTTGCCGGTGAAATTGATCTTTCTTCTCTTTTTCCTCATCTTCAAATAGAAAAACATTTTTTCTTTTTTCAAAACAGATCGATTCCCAAGGAAAATGTCGCTTACAAAACGGTGCTTCTTATCGGAGGCAGCACAATTTCCCATTGCCTGTTCGAGAAATGGATAGAAAATCAAAAAGCAAAAATCATTTTCTTAGAGAACGATCTCCAAAATCCACAAAATAGGCTCTATCTGTTAGAAAAAACGACAAAAGAACACAACAACGAGGAAATCGAATATTCATGGAAAAAGTTTACAGGTGGCCAAGGTTGGATAATTTTGATAGGCAGCTATCCATTGTGA
- the trpS gene encoding tryptophan--tRNA ligase, with amino-acid sequence MLKRVLSGIQPSGHLHIGNYFGMIKRAIEWQDKAQTLYFIADYHALTSIKDPQNLRQYVRKIAMAFLACGLDPIKSIFFRQSSIPEVHELAWILASITPFGLLERSHSFKDKIAKGLSPTLALFSYPVLMSADILLYQSEIIPVGQDQKQHLEIARDIAQKFNNTYGEVFRIPEPDIQEEVAVIPGIDGQKMSKSYNNTLEIFGDPQEFKRKVMSIKTDSTPIAAPKPIQGSILASLYKLVAQPSEYEEFIESMKKGGQGYAYYKKLLLEKLNAYFKPIRERYKELECNPGYVDEVLADGAYRARLISQETIRKVRQAVGLLD; translated from the coding sequence ATGTTGAAACGTGTTCTTTCTGGAATTCAGCCCTCAGGCCATCTCCACATTGGAAATTATTTTGGAATGATCAAGAGGGCGATTGAATGGCAGGATAAAGCCCAAACGCTTTATTTCATAGCCGATTATCATGCTTTAACATCCATAAAAGATCCGCAGAATTTAAGACAATATGTGAGAAAAATCGCGATGGCTTTTTTGGCTTGCGGACTGGATCCTATCAAATCCATATTTTTTAGGCAAAGTTCCATTCCAGAAGTCCATGAGCTTGCCTGGATTCTAGCTTCCATAACTCCATTTGGTTTACTTGAAAGATCCCACAGCTTTAAGGATAAAATTGCGAAGGGCCTCTCCCCTACTTTGGCTCTTTTTTCTTATCCTGTACTCATGTCAGCCGATATCCTCCTTTATCAGTCCGAAATCATCCCTGTGGGCCAAGATCAAAAACAGCACCTTGAAATTGCAAGGGATATAGCTCAAAAATTTAACAACACCTATGGAGAAGTTTTTCGTATACCAGAACCTGATATCCAGGAAGAAGTGGCGGTGATACCTGGAATAGATGGCCAGAAAATGTCCAAATCTTATAACAATACCTTGGAGATTTTTGGCGATCCGCAAGAATTCAAACGAAAAGTCATGAGCATAAAAACAGACTCTACCCCCATTGCTGCTCCTAAACCCATCCAGGGATCCATACTTGCCAGTTTATATAAATTAGTTGCTCAGCCCTCGGAATACGAAGAATTTATCGAAAGCATGAAAAAGGGAGGTCAAGGCTACGCTTATTATAAAAAACTTCTGCTTGAAAAACTAAATGCCTATTTTAAACCTATTCGAGAAAGATATAAAGAATTGGAGTGTAATCCTGGCTATGTGGATGAAGTCCTTGCTGATGGGGCTTACCGGGCAAGGTTGATATCTCAGGAAACCATACGAAAAGTTAGGCAAGCTGTAGGTCTTCTCGATTAA
- a CDS encoding NYN domain-containing protein, which produces MAKKLSLLPLLVIDGYSVIYCWNDLRLAKRQSLRKARELLIEKLILLHDLDIYQVVVVFDGNNPEPVSIPKVPEDFTIVFSPKGSTADGVIEKFVSDSVAQRTVTVITADLEEKRQVESLGAFCMSPEWLMQEIEYRKADFKDVIEKVHLQSRF; this is translated from the coding sequence ATGGCTAAAAAATTATCACTTCTTCCTCTTTTAGTCATAGACGGCTATAGTGTCATCTATTGCTGGAATGATCTTAGGCTAGCTAAAAGACAAAGCTTGAGAAAGGCCAGAGAATTATTGATTGAAAAACTTATTCTATTGCATGATCTCGATATTTATCAGGTTGTTGTTGTCTTTGACGGCAACAATCCAGAGCCAGTTTCCATTCCTAAAGTTCCAGAGGATTTTACTATCGTTTTTTCACCCAAAGGATCAACAGCTGATGGGGTCATAGAAAAATTTGTGAGCGATTCGGTTGCCCAAAGGACGGTAACAGTCATCACGGCTGATCTCGAAGAAAAACGGCAGGTAGAATCCTTGGGAGCCTTCTGTATGAGTCCTGAATGGTTAATGCAAGAAATCGAATATAGAAAAGCCGATTTCAAGGATGTTATAGAAAAAGTACATCTCCAAAGCCGATTTTAG
- a CDS encoding DegQ family serine endoprotease: MNNSQRLFFSFILATFCFFCFPFGESVKALNWFSQSKEFKSGAFQFQIDNAPIQRQNVGVVTSFAPIVKKVAPSVVEIFTTQKVKAPEGWIFPFFNDPFFRKFFGPPDGGEDQNNPRMFPMPKPRKQTGLGSGVIISSDGYIVTNNHVVDVAEEIKVLVGEQKKEFSGKVIGKDPLTDIALVKIETSGLPSIVFTDSDLVEVGDVVLAIGNPFALTQTVTMGIVSGKGRKDIGIEEYEDFIQTDAAINPGNSGGALVDIQGRLVGINTAIVSPGRVGNLGIGFAVPSNMARYVVEQILKNGRVIRGFLGVTISEVTPDLAQAFKLSEATGALVEQVSPGTPADQAGMKAGDVILEYNGQKVTDPRSLRLAVSQTPPGSRVNLKIWRDGKEKIIQAVLKERTPEEVSTNAPRQQEENSTFLSGVEISDLNRMMRQQFEIPPDIQGVVIVSVDPESPAARPGRNSLQPGDVILEVQHRPVRTVQEALQAVKGTTGNVLLRVWSKGVTHFVVVPRTNK; encoded by the coding sequence ATGAATAATTCCCAAAGACTTTTCTTTTCTTTTATTTTAGCTACTTTTTGTTTTTTCTGCTTTCCCTTCGGGGAGTCGGTCAAAGCTTTGAATTGGTTTTCTCAAAGCAAAGAATTTAAATCTGGAGCTTTTCAGTTTCAGATTGATAATGCGCCTATTCAGAGACAGAACGTGGGTGTGGTGACCAGTTTTGCCCCTATTGTTAAAAAAGTGGCTCCGAGTGTAGTAGAGATCTTCACAACCCAAAAAGTTAAAGCTCCGGAGGGATGGATATTCCCTTTTTTCAATGATCCATTTTTTAGAAAGTTTTTTGGACCCCCAGATGGAGGCGAGGATCAGAATAACCCTAGAATGTTTCCTATGCCTAAGCCCAGGAAGCAAACAGGTTTAGGATCAGGGGTGATCATCTCTTCGGATGGATATATTGTGACCAATAATCATGTGGTGGATGTAGCCGAAGAGATTAAAGTTCTAGTGGGAGAACAAAAAAAGGAGTTTTCTGGAAAGGTTATTGGCAAAGATCCATTGACTGATATAGCCCTGGTAAAAATTGAAACTTCAGGTCTTCCTTCCATCGTTTTTACTGACAGTGATCTGGTGGAAGTGGGGGATGTTGTTCTGGCCATTGGTAATCCTTTTGCTCTTACACAGACGGTTACAATGGGCATTGTGAGTGGTAAAGGAAGAAAAGATATCGGTATAGAAGAATATGAAGATTTTATCCAAACCGATGCGGCGATAAATCCTGGGAATTCGGGAGGCGCCTTGGTTGACATCCAGGGGAGGTTAGTAGGGATAAACACCGCTATCGTTAGCCCAGGTAGAGTAGGGAACTTGGGTATCGGTTTTGCCGTACCTTCGAACATGGCTCGTTATGTGGTCGAGCAAATTTTAAAAAATGGTCGGGTTATTCGTGGTTTTCTTGGTGTGACCATATCGGAAGTAACCCCTGATCTGGCTCAAGCCTTTAAGCTTTCCGAAGCAACCGGAGCGTTAGTGGAGCAGGTCAGTCCGGGGACTCCTGCGGATCAAGCGGGAATGAAAGCTGGGGATGTTATACTTGAATATAATGGACAAAAAGTGACTGATCCTCGATCTTTAAGATTGGCTGTATCCCAGACTCCGCCAGGCTCGAGGGTAAACTTAAAAATTTGGCGTGATGGCAAGGAAAAGATTATCCAAGCTGTACTCAAGGAAAGAACGCCTGAGGAAGTTTCTACGAATGCTCCTAGACAACAGGAAGAAAATTCTACCTTTTTGTCGGGGGTGGAAATCTCCGATCTGAATAGGATGATGAGACAACAGTTTGAAATACCCCCCGATATCCAAGGAGTGGTCATTGTATCCGTTGACCCTGAGTCTCCTGCAGCAAGGCCGGGAAGAAACTCTTTGCAACCTGGTGATGTTATTCTAGAGGTCCAGCACCGACCCGTACGGACGGTTCAAGAGGCCTTGCAGGCCGTAAAAGGAACAACGGGCAATGTTCTCCTTAGGGTGTGGTCCAAAGGAGTGACTCATTTTGTTGTTGTTCCTCGAACCAACAAGTAA
- a CDS encoding type III pantothenate kinase, with amino-acid sequence MILVDVSNTVTKIGLFEDGKISLLDKIPTSQIGFDFTERVAQKFPLEDLILCSVVPKNDLYFEWPFRGRIYKIDPSVPLGIPIDYPNPAEIGADRLSNAVALAFLYGYPAVAIDFGTATTFDIVDQKGAFCGGIIAPGLNMMTTYLHEKTALLPLVDLKEPLRIIAHSTEEAVRVGAVHGYRGMVKYLLEKIKEELGFPQKFIVVATGGQCRLVCSQLGSVEYIDELLTLKGIRLIGENLIKIQKKTPLLI; translated from the coding sequence ATGATTCTTGTCGATGTAAGTAATACAGTAACAAAAATTGGACTTTTTGAGGACGGGAAAATAAGCCTATTAGATAAAATTCCGACCTCTCAAATCGGATTTGATTTTACCGAAAGGGTGGCGCAAAAGTTTCCCCTTGAAGATTTAATCCTCTGTAGTGTGGTGCCAAAGAACGATCTTTATTTCGAATGGCCTTTTCGAGGTAGGATATATAAAATAGATCCCTCAGTTCCCTTAGGGATCCCGATCGACTATCCTAATCCAGCAGAGATCGGAGCTGATAGACTTTCTAATGCTGTGGCTTTAGCTTTTTTGTATGGCTATCCTGCGGTAGCCATTGATTTTGGAACAGCAACAACTTTTGATATTGTAGATCAAAAAGGAGCTTTTTGTGGGGGGATAATTGCTCCAGGGTTAAATATGATGACTACTTATCTGCATGAAAAGACCGCTCTATTACCCTTAGTGGATTTGAAAGAACCTCTAAGAATTATTGCCCATTCTACGGAAGAAGCTGTGCGGGTTGGAGCTGTTCATGGCTACAGAGGAATGGTTAAGTATCTTTTAGAGAAAATTAAAGAAGAGCTTGGCTTTCCTCAGAAATTCATTGTTGTGGCTACCGGAGGTCAATGTCGACTGGTCTGTTCACAGCTTGGTAGCGTTGAATATATCGATGAGTTGCTGACTTTAAAAGGAATTCGGCTTATTGGAGAAAATTTGATAAAAATCCAAAAAAAAACACCACTTTTGATTTAA
- the glpK gene encoding glycerol kinase GlpK, with the protein MGEWIGIIDLGTTNTKFLVFDRKGHVVYSSFKEHGWYCPEKGWIEQDALEIYHNTLKLVEEAFKEKPTLKRQLAALGITNQRETTILWDKNTGVPVFRAIVWLDSRTTDLVREFSQSKDGIYRYHKKTGLPLSNYFSGLKLLWLLQNIAEARKKAASGELLFGTFDSFLLWKLSGGPQGGQHLTDVTNASRTQLFNINSLQWDKEILEEMDIPSSLLPQVVPCDTILSEAKIGILKGLPLAGIIGDQQASLIGQGCINFGEAKCTYGTGAFLLVNTANRTVFSRLGLLTTIGYRLKGKKVCYALEGSTVAAGSAVRWLRELFKLKDDKDVELLASKVKDNGGVYFVPAFSGLFSPYWDPSARAAILGLTWDCQDSHLARAVLEATAFQVKELFDAIQRECGMEIAELKVDGGMVKNELLMQFQADVINRKLQVAQNQETTALGAAFVAGLAVGLFHDIEEIHSWRRTSKEWLPKMEQLDRERLLGYWKKAVHKASKWIE; encoded by the coding sequence ATGGGTGAATGGATTGGAATAATCGATCTAGGAACGACAAATACCAAGTTTCTAGTTTTTGATCGGAAAGGTCATGTTGTTTATTCATCCTTTAAGGAACACGGTTGGTATTGTCCAGAGAAAGGTTGGATTGAACAGGATGCTCTTGAGATTTATCACAATACCCTTAAGCTTGTTGAAGAGGCCTTTAAAGAAAAACCGACCCTAAAAAGGCAGTTAGCTGCTTTAGGCATAACCAACCAGAGGGAAACAACCATACTTTGGGATAAAAATACCGGAGTTCCCGTTTTCCGGGCCATCGTTTGGCTGGATAGCCGCACAACTGATCTGGTCCGTGAATTTTCTCAATCGAAAGATGGGATTTACCGTTACCATAAAAAAACAGGATTGCCCTTATCGAATTATTTTAGCGGGCTCAAACTTTTATGGCTCCTTCAGAATATAGCTGAAGCAAGGAAAAAAGCAGCATCTGGAGAACTCCTTTTTGGAACTTTTGACTCTTTTTTGCTTTGGAAATTGTCTGGTGGACCACAAGGAGGACAACATCTCACCGATGTGACCAATGCTTCACGTACGCAGCTTTTCAATATCAATAGCTTGCAATGGGACAAAGAAATCTTGGAAGAAATGGATATTCCCTCTTCTTTATTACCTCAGGTCGTTCCTTGTGATACAATTCTTTCGGAGGCTAAGATAGGCATTTTAAAAGGTTTACCCCTAGCCGGTATTATTGGCGATCAACAGGCTTCTCTTATAGGACAAGGTTGTATAAACTTTGGAGAAGCAAAATGCACCTATGGTACAGGAGCTTTTCTTTTAGTCAATACGGCTAATCGTACTGTTTTTTCTCGGCTGGGACTGCTTACGACCATTGGCTATCGATTGAAGGGAAAAAAAGTATGTTATGCCTTAGAAGGGAGTACAGTTGCCGCTGGTTCAGCAGTGCGTTGGCTAAGGGAGTTGTTTAAACTAAAGGATGACAAAGATGTCGAACTGTTGGCCTCTAAAGTTAAAGACAATGGAGGAGTATATTTTGTTCCCGCTTTTAGTGGGCTGTTTTCTCCATACTGGGATCCTTCAGCTCGAGCTGCAATATTGGGTTTGACATGGGATTGTCAAGATAGTCATTTGGCCCGTGCGGTGTTGGAGGCTACGGCTTTTCAAGTTAAAGAGCTTTTTGATGCGATACAAAGGGAATGTGGAATGGAGATTGCCGAACTCAAAGTTGATGGAGGAATGGTTAAAAATGAGCTGCTTATGCAGTTTCAAGCGGATGTTATAAACAGGAAATTACAGGTAGCCCAAAACCAGGAGACCACAGCTTTAGGCGCAGCATTTGTTGCAGGTTTAGCCGTTGGATTATTCCATGACATCGAAGAAATACATTCATGGAGGCGGACAAGTAAAGAATGGTTGCCAAAAATGGAGCAACTAGATCGAGAAAGACTTCTTGGTTACTGGAAAAAAGCGGTTCATAAAGCTTCAAAATGGATTGAGTAA
- a CDS encoding LysM peptidoglycan-binding domain-containing protein, with product MHFLCWRLKGLLFKQSSLSFVFQFSLPFLSFFLFFLTQPLFCQESQDPETPEIAKKLDREEEKKKLLKAVDILDQLQQNVETDSLNIQNIKEEIKSLKDQVSTLQKEIEKIKIATSMEKSALTGSKKEKGASVKRIVQNGNEQKIEKGYYYVIQKNDNLESIADAYRKSGVNVTVEDICKANNLSAHSPLTVGKKLFIPKKESK from the coding sequence ATGCATTTTCTTTGTTGGCGATTGAAAGGATTGCTTTTCAAGCAATCATCCCTATCTTTTGTATTCCAGTTTTCTCTGCCTTTTCTTAGCTTTTTTTTGTTTTTCTTAACTCAACCTCTTTTTTGTCAAGAGAGCCAGGATCCAGAAACTCCTGAAATTGCAAAAAAACTGGATAGAGAGGAAGAAAAGAAAAAACTTTTAAAAGCCGTCGATATCCTAGATCAGCTTCAACAAAACGTAGAAACGGATTCCTTGAATATTCAGAACATTAAAGAAGAAATTAAAAGCCTCAAAGACCAAGTTTCTACGCTTCAAAAAGAAATAGAAAAAATAAAGATAGCTACTTCGATGGAAAAATCAGCTTTAACCGGGTCAAAAAAAGAAAAAGGAGCATCGGTTAAAAGAATAGTTCAAAATGGGAATGAACAAAAAATCGAGAAAGGTTACTATTATGTGATTCAAAAAAATGATAACCTAGAGAGCATCGCCGATGCCTACAGAAAAAGTGGGGTTAATGTGACCGTCGAAGATATATGCAAAGCCAACAATCTCTCCGCTCACTCTCCCTTAACAGTAGGCAAAAAATTATTTATTCCTAAAAAAGAATCCAAATAG